The genomic stretch TAGGCCCCCGCTAGTGCGGGTACTACTGCTCGCTCAGGAGGCGAACAGGTCGGCGACCGGCAGCGTCCAACCGGGGACCACGTCGTCACCCTCGATGGCGTCACTTTCGCTCAGGATGGCGAACGCCTGGAGCGAACGGTAGACCATGACGGCGCGCTTGCGGGTATCGACGACCAGGACCATGCGCGCTCCTGCCCGCAACCACTCGGCAACCTTTTCCTGAACGTCCGCATAGCTGTCGTTTGGTGAGATGACTTCCGCTGCCAGGTCAGGCGCGCCCGGAAAATAACCGTCGCTACGCCCGATCTCGGCGACGCGCTCGCGACTAACAAAGGCAACATCGGGGGCGCGCACCGTGTCGGGGTTCTCGGCAATCTTGAAGCCGGTTTCCGCCGCAAAGACCCTGCCAAGGTCATGAGCTTTGATATGCTGGTAGAGCGAGCCCAAGATTTCCGCGGCGATCATGCCATGTTCACTTCCTGCCGGTGACATCTTCCTCAGCTCCCCCCTCACCAGCTCATAGCGAAAGCCGTCGTCCGGCAGCTCGAGCAGCTCCTCAGCGGTCATCCTCTGGGCTCGCGTATGGATTCGCGTGGTCATGGGTAAACCTCGAGGGCATCTTAGCACGCTGCGGCGCCCTCCTGGAGAATAGCCCCTTTGGCGGGTGCTTCTCTCGAGGCCGGGCCAGCGCTCGGCTTGTCCTCAGAGCCCAAGCGCCGCTTGCCACGGCGTCACCCCTGGGCTCTCGGCGAGCAACCATGCCACCGGCCTCGTCAAGGACCTCAGGCAAGCCTCTCCGGGTGGTGCTTGCGCCAGTAGCGCGTAAGCCCCTGCACCGTCATCTCGTCATGGCTGGTGACGCGGTGCTTGAAGACGAGCTCGGGCGAGGCGCCTTCGGCAGTAAGCGCCTCTAAGCTCAAGGCGGCGATACGCGCCTGCAAGGCGGCCTCGTCCTCGCCACGCCGCATACCCTCCAGAACCGCCTCCGCCCAGCGGTGGGTTTCCTCCCTCATGCGCTCCAGGTGCGCGGCAGGGTCCGTGACCTCGCCAAAGTGCGTGAGCAAGAGGCGCTGCGGCGCGGCCGCGAGCATGGTCTTAGTCGAGCGGCCCCAGATGTCCAGGTCGGTCTCGGGCGGCGGCGTGGCCGGGCGGATGACCTTGGAGCCGGCGAACCTGATCGCCGCGGCGTCCCCGGTCAAGAGGCTGCCGTCGTCCAGGAGATAACTCACATGATGCGAGGCGTGGCCCGGCGTGTAGAGCACGTCGATACGCCGCCCGGCGACCCTCAGGCTCTCACCGCCGCCGACCGCGTGAAGCTGTCCCGCGGGAACAGGCTCGATCTTTCCCCACAGACGCTCCATCTCGTCTTCGTAGATGCGCGTGGCGCTCACGATGAGGCGGCTCGGATCGGCGAGGTGGGGCGCGCCGATCTCGTGAACGTAAACCCGCGCGCCGTAGCGGCTCGCCAGCGCGCCTGCCGCGCCCGCGTGGTCGAGGTGGATGTGCGTCACCAGGATGTCGCTGAGCCCTTCGGGCTCGAAGCCGGCCTCACGAATGGCCTCCTCGAGACGGGGAAGCGAGGGCACCGTGCTGCACTCGATAAGCGCAAAGCTTCCACCCTCGCCCGGCAGGAGATAGACGCCGACCGTGCCCGGATAGCCGGCATGGTTCGAGTCCAGGAGGAAGACATCGCCCAGCCGCTCGACTTGCGGGCGCCTCTCTTTGTTTGCCCATCTCTCTTCGTTAGTCGTTTCTTCGTTAGTCGTTTCTTCGTTAGTCGTTGTACTCTCGTCCATTTGGGCCTCCACAACGTGCGCAGCAGTCTGTACGCCAAGGGCGCTGTTGCACGCTGCTACTCACTTGATGTCAAGAGGAGTCTAGCATGGCCGGTTTCCAAACCCCCTGTTTCCAAACTCCCGGTTTCCAAACCCGGGGCAAGAACCCACCGCGATGATCCCGCACACCACCAGCCCCAGGCTCATCGTCGCCGCCGAGAGCAGTTACCTTATCGACCTCTTCTACCAGGATGAACCGCGAACCGTAGGTGCCTTCCTGCTCTTGGACGAGCACCCCACCCTTATCGAAACGGGTCCTTGAGTTCAGCGTAGAGCTCGCGCTTGTCCAGGGTGCGGCGCGCCTTGAACTCGGTGCGCTCGAGGGAGCCGGCGGGCAAGAGGGCGAGGCGCGCCGCCACCCCGATGGCCTTGCGCAGCGCGGCCTCCACCTCGCGAAGCAAGCTCGCCTCGTCCTCGGCGGAAAGAGGAAGCGCCGGTTCGACCTGCAGGAGGAGGGTGTCCATCTCCTCTTCGCGGCTGATGACGATGCGGAACTCCTCGCCGAGGGCGGGAAAAGTGCGTAAGACGTTTTCAACGACGGTCGGATAGATGTTGACGCCGCGCACGATGAACATGTCGTCGGCGCGCCCGTAGATGCCCAGCGGCAGCCTCGGGTAGGAGCGGCCGCAGCGGCAGGGCTCGTCCGTCCAGCGGGCGAGGTCGCCCGACCAGTAGCGGATCATGGGCTGCGAGGTGCGCTCGAGGTGGGTGTAGACGGGCACCCCCTCCTCGCCGTAGGGCACGCGCTCGCCCGAGTCCTTGCCGACGAGCTCGGTGTAGACGATGTCCTGCCAGAGGTGCATGCCGCTGCGCTCAGCGCACTCGCCGTTGGTCATCCAGGGGGTCATTTCGGCCATGCTGCCGGTGTCGACACAGATCCCCCCGAAGGTCTCCTCGATACGCCGCCGCGTCGCCGGCACCCCGGCGCCCGGCTCGCCGGAGAAGAAGAGGATGCGAAAGGCGAAGTCGTCTTTGGGATCGACGCCGAGCTTGCGCGCTGCCTCCGCCAGGTAGAGCGCGTAGGAGGGTGTGCCGTAGAAGACGGTCGGCTTCACCCGAGCGATCCACGCCACGGCGCGCTCGGTCTGCCCGGGCGTGCCCGCCCCAAAGGGAAAGGCGGTAGCGCCCAGCCGCTCGGTGCCCGCCAGCGCGCCCCAGGAGCCCACGTAGAGGCTGAAGAGCGAGCCGATAAAGACGGTGTCACGCGGCCGCACGCCAAAGCCCCACATGATGCGCGCGTGGGCAAAGCCGATGCGCGCCCAGTCGCCCTCGTCGATGGCAAAGATCGTGGGTTTCCCCGTCGTGCCCGAGGTGCCGTGCATGCGCACGAGCGCCCTGGGGTCGGCGCAGAGATAACGGCCGAAGGGCGGGTGCGCCTCCTGTTCCCGGCGGAGCTCGTCCTTGGTGAGGACGGGAATGCGCGCGAGATCAGCCAGTGTTCCCAGCCTTTCGGGCTGAAAGCCGGCCGCCTGCCACTTCTCCCGGTAAAAGGGCGAACGCTCCCAGGCATAAGCGATCTGTGCCTGGAGCTTGGCGAGGACAAGGGCCTCGCGCTCCCTGGCGGGCATCGTCTCCTCACGGCGGCACCAGTAGGGCTCGTTTTCCTCCAGACGATCCTTACTGTAGACGGGCGGCCAGGTCACGGCGCCGCTACCCGCTCGAGCCTCGAGCGGATCAGCTCGGCGATGTCGTCGACACTGGCTCCCTGCCGGAAGACGCCGTGGACGCCGGCCTCCTCCAGCCCCTCCACGTCCGACTCGGGAATGGTCCCGCCGGCCAAGACCAGCACGTCGTCCATGCCCCGGTCTCTCAGGCCCCTCACCAGCTTGGGCAGGAGGCGCATATGCGCCCCCGAGAGGATGCTGATGCCCACCACCTCGACATCCTCCTGCAGGGCGGCTTCGGCCACCTGCTCCGGGGTGAGGCGCATGCCCAGGTAGATGACTTCCATGCCGTGGTCGCGCAGACCACGGGCGATGACCTTGACGCCGCGATCGTGGCCGTCCAGGCCGAGCTTGCCCAAGAGCACCTTGATAGGCTGTGTGCTTGCCATCTTCCCTCCTCTTTTCTAAACGACGGCTTTTCTAAACGACGGCCGGGTCGCGGTGAACGCCCATCTCTTCGCGAAACATCGTCATGATCTCGCCCTCGGTCACGCCTGCCTTGACGGCCCCCAGAATCCAGGGGATGGTGTTCTTCCCTGCCTGAGAGGCCCTGCGCAGGTCGCGCAGGCTCCCCTGCACCAGCGTCTCGTTGCGGGCCTTCTTGAAGGCGTGCAGCCGCGCGACCTGCTCGTCCTCGAAGCGTTCCTCGAACTGAAAGAGCTCGAGGCTCTCGTCCAAAGGCGGCTTTTCAGCGAGGTCGTTCTCACCGACCCAGATGAGGTCCTTACTCTCGAGGCGATGGTAGTAGTCCATGGACGCGTCGACGATCTCGCTCTCGAAGAAGCCGCTGTCGATGCCCGCGAACATGCCGCGTAAAAAGCTGCCCTCGCCCATCTCCTTGATGCGATCCAGGTAGTCCATCGCCCCGTCGTCGATCTCGTCGGTGAGGCTCTCGACCAGGTAGGAACCGCCCAAGGGGTCGATAATGCTTGCCACCCCGGACTCCTCGGCGATGATCTTTTGGGTTCTGAGCGCCATCTTCATGGCATCTTCGGAAGGGATGTCGTAAGCCTCGTCGTAGCCGCTGATGTGCAGCGACTGGGTGCCGCCCAGGACCGAGGCCAGGGCCTGCAGGGTCCCTCTCACGATGTTGTTGCGCGGCTCGTTGCGCGCCAAGGTCGAGCCGAGCGTCTGGGTGTGAAAGCGCAAGAGCGGCGCCTTGCCCCCGGTAATCGCAAAGTCCTGCCGCAACAGGCGCGCCCAGAGGCGCCTCGCGGCACGCATCTTGGCGGCCTCCTCGAAGAAATCCATATGGCAGCCGAAGAAAAAGGAGATGTTGCGCAGGACCACGTTCAGGTCGAGGCCGCGCGCCTGCAAGGCCTCGGCGTAGGCCAGACCCTGCGCGAGGGTAAAGGCCACCTCCTGCACCGCCGTCGAGCCCGCCTCGCGGCTGTGGTAGCCCGAGACGTTGATGGCGTTCCAGTGGGGGAGCTCCTTGCTGCAGTACTCGACGATGTCGATCGCCAGGCGCACCGACGGTTCGGGCGGCAGGGCGAAGGTCTTCTGGCCGTAGAACTCCTTCAAGGCGTCGTTTTGTACCGTGCCCCGCAGCGTCTTGGCCGCGATGCCGCGCCCTTGGGCGACGGCGATGTACATGGGCAGGAGCACGCAGGCCGGGTGATTGATGGTAAAGGACGAGCTGATTTTGTTGATGTCGATGCCCGCGTAGAGGTCGTCCATGTCCTGCACGGTGTCGATAGCGACGCCGACGCGGCCCACCTCGCCCTCGGCCAAGGGGTCTGTCGAGGAGTAGCCCGTCAGGGTGGGGTGGTCGAAGTCGGTCGACAGACCCGTCTGGCCCTGCCTCAGGAGAAAGTGATAGCGCTCGTTGGTGGCGGGGGCGGTGCCGAAGCCGGCGATCTGCCGCCTCGTCCACTCGCGGCCCCGGTACATGCTCGGGTAGACGCCGCGGGTGTAGGGGTATTCACCGGGGAAGCCGAGCGCCGCAAGCGTCTCCTTCTCGCTCTTGCGAGGCGTGTAGACAGGCTCGAGCGGCAATCCGGAAACCGTCGCGAAGACTTCTCGCCGCTCGGAGCCCCTCCTCACGAAGGGTTCGTAGACCTCCTCGCGCCACTGCGCCTGGCGCGTGCGCCATACGGACGGTGTCTTATCCGGCGTCTTATCTTCGGCCATCGTCTGCCTCCTCTTCGCTCTTCAGGGTTCGCTCTTCAGGGTCAAGCGGCGACCCGCGGCCCGGGCCAGCTCGAGCGCGAGGTCGTAAGGGTCCTCGCCGCCTGCCGCCTCGAGGCGTCGCCGCAAGCCGTCATCGCCTTCTACCGTCTGCTTGAGCGCCTCGCCCCACAGCTGTTCGAGCAGCGAAAACACCCGGCGCCGCTGACGCCGTGCCCTTCTCTTCTGGCCCTCCCCTGCGGCTTGCTCCTGCTTGAGCGTCTCGAGGCTCTCCCAGAGCGCCGCCACACCCTTGCCCTCGGTCGCCACCGTCGTCAGTACCTGCACCCGCCCCCTGCGCTCGCTGTCGCCCTGGGCCAGCCAGCGCAAGGTCGCCTTGGTCCGCTCGGCGCCGGGACGGTCCGCCTGGTTGACCACGATGACGTCGGGAATCTCCAGGATGCCGCCCTTGATGGC from Deinococcota bacterium encodes the following:
- a CDS encoding Uma2 family endonuclease gives rise to the protein MTAEELLELPDDGFRYELVRGELRKMSPAGSEHGMIAAEILGSLYQHIKAHDLGRVFAAETGFKIAENPDTVRAPDVAFVSRERVAEIGRSDGYFPGAPDLAAEVISPNDSYADVQEKVAEWLRAGARMVLVVDTRKRAVMVYRSLQAFAILSESDAIEGDDVVPGWTLPVADLFAS
- a CDS encoding AMP-binding protein, whose product is MTWPPVYSKDRLEENEPYWCRREETMPAREREALVLAKLQAQIAYAWERSPFYREKWQAAGFQPERLGTLADLARIPVLTKDELRREQEAHPPFGRYLCADPRALVRMHGTSGTTGKPTIFAIDEGDWARIGFAHARIMWGFGVRPRDTVFIGSLFSLYVGSWGALAGTERLGATAFPFGAGTPGQTERAVAWIARVKPTVFYGTPSYALYLAEAARKLGVDPKDDFAFRILFFSGEPGAGVPATRRRIEETFGGICVDTGSMAEMTPWMTNGECAERSGMHLWQDIVYTELVGKDSGERVPYGEEGVPVYTHLERTSQPMIRYWSGDLARWTDEPCRCGRSYPRLPLGIYGRADDMFIVRGVNIYPTVVENVLRTFPALGEEFRIVISREEEMDTLLLQVEPALPLSAEDEASLLREVEAALRKAIGVAARLALLPAGSLERTEFKARRTLDKRELYAELKDPFR
- a CDS encoding cobalamin B12-binding domain-containing protein → MASTQPIKVLLGKLGLDGHDRGVKVIARGLRDHGMEVIYLGMRLTPEQVAEAALQEDVEVVGISILSGAHMRLLPKLVRGLRDRGMDDVLVLAGGTIPESDVEGLEEAGVHGVFRQGASVDDIAELIRSRLERVAAP
- a CDS encoding MBL fold metallo-hydrolase, with product MDESTTTNEETTNEETTNEERWANKERRPQVERLGDVFLLDSNHAGYPGTVGVYLLPGEGGSFALIECSTVPSLPRLEEAIREAGFEPEGLSDILVTHIHLDHAGAAGALASRYGARVYVHEIGAPHLADPSRLIVSATRIYEDEMERLWGKIEPVPAGQLHAVGGGESLRVAGRRIDVLYTPGHASHHVSYLLDDGSLLTGDAAAIRFAGSKVIRPATPPPETDLDIWGRSTKTMLAAAPQRLLLTHFGEVTDPAAHLERMREETHRWAEAVLEGMRRGEDEAALQARIAALSLEALTAEGASPELVFKHRVTSHDEMTVQGLTRYWRKHHPERLA
- a CDS encoding methylmalonyl-CoA mutase family protein gives rise to the protein MAEDKTPDKTPSVWRTRQAQWREEVYEPFVRRGSERREVFATVSGLPLEPVYTPRKSEKETLAALGFPGEYPYTRGVYPSMYRGREWTRRQIAGFGTAPATNERYHFLLRQGQTGLSTDFDHPTLTGYSSTDPLAEGEVGRVGVAIDTVQDMDDLYAGIDINKISSSFTINHPACVLLPMYIAVAQGRGIAAKTLRGTVQNDALKEFYGQKTFALPPEPSVRLAIDIVEYCSKELPHWNAINVSGYHSREAGSTAVQEVAFTLAQGLAYAEALQARGLDLNVVLRNISFFFGCHMDFFEEAAKMRAARRLWARLLRQDFAITGGKAPLLRFHTQTLGSTLARNEPRNNIVRGTLQALASVLGGTQSLHISGYDEAYDIPSEDAMKMALRTQKIIAEESGVASIIDPLGGSYLVESLTDEIDDGAMDYLDRIKEMGEGSFLRGMFAGIDSGFFESEIVDASMDYYHRLESKDLIWVGENDLAEKPPLDESLELFQFEERFEDEQVARLHAFKKARNETLVQGSLRDLRRASQAGKNTIPWILGAVKAGVTEGEIMTMFREEMGVHRDPAVV